Within the Opitutales bacterium genome, the region CGTGCCGCTCTCTTCTGCCTGGATCTCGTTCATCACCTTCATGGCCTCGATGATACAGACCGTCGAGTCCACACTCACAGTTGCCCCTTTCTCGACAAACGCTTTTGCTTCCGGCGAGGGTGAACGGTAAAAAGTCCCGACCATAGGCGATTTTATCAGTTTCGCCCCGGCGTCATCTGCGGGGTTCTCAGCAGGAGTTGTGGCGGCGTCTGCCTGCGGGATTGGCACCTGAGCGGGCATAGCTGGAGGGTATGCAGCCGGTGCGGGCATGTAGGCCACCTGAGGGGCCGTCACCTCTGTTTTTGAACCTTCGCGAGAAATACGGAGTTTGAGGCCTTCCTCTTCGATCTCGAAGTCGGTGAGGTCACCCCGCTTCATGAGGTCAACCAGTTGCTTAATGTTTTTTAAATCCACAGTAGGTCGTTTTGGTTTTAGAAAAGTGAGCGCGAGAAAAGAGAGATGTCACACAACTGACAACTCGAAAGGCACAAATGTCGCACATGGCCCACAAAAGCTCTCAGAAATAATTCTTGCTTGCTTCTAGCCGCGTTCTTTGCCAGCTCACTTAATCGCGTTCAAATCAGCGATAAGAGCGTGACCTGATAACCCCCGTTGAGAAATAGCAGAGAGTACTCAACGGTTGTATCCTGCAGCAGGATGCGCCCACTCTGCCAGAATCTAACACAATGAACCCATTCGCTTCAGCAGATGCGACTCCTGACTGTTCTCAGTCAGACGACGATCCTTTTAGTAGGAGCGGTGGGCGCTGGTGTATTGATCCTGGCGCTCGCCGATGACCACGTTATACGCTTCGATTTTATTCACTATCGGCGCTTCTGCGCTATGTTCCCTGCTAGAGGCAATGATCCTCAGCACGACACCAACCGATATAGAGAGCCTTAAACAGCGATCGACAAAGGTGGGGAAACTTCTCGAGAAGTACAAAATGGATATCGAGGAAACTTCCTCGGCTATCCTCAGCTTGAACACGATCGCCAACACCGCCGGCGCTACCATAGCCGGGGCCATCTTCGTGGGAGTCGTCGGAGAGGGCAAAAGCGCCTACTTCGCCGCATTCATGACTGTGAGTATCCTCGTTTTGTCGGAGATCATTCCGAAAAACGTCGGAGTCATCTATCGCACGGCCCTGCTGCCCTACATGATCTACCCACTTGCGGCAGTGCGTTTCATGATGTGGCCTATCTCGCGCATGGCGAGTGTGGGTGTCCGCTTCCTCACGCGAGGTAAATCTGCCGAGTCGGAGACCAGCGATGAAGACATCATTCTGATGGCAAAGAAAAGCCAGGAAGAGGGGGAGATTACTCGTGACGAACACGACCTAATTTCCAACGCCCTGAGCCTAGATACCGTATCTATCGATGAAGTGATGACACCCCGAACAGTGGTCACAGCTCTGGATCAGAGCCTAACTGTGGGTGAAATTTTTGCGGAGTATCGCAACATCCCTTTCGCCCGCTTGCCCATCTACG harbors:
- a CDS encoding acetyl-CoA carboxylase biotin carboxyl carrier protein encodes the protein MDLKNIKQLVDLMKRGDLTDFEIEEEGLKLRISREGSKTEVTAPQVAYMPAPAAYPPAMPAQVPIPQADAATTPAENPADDAGAKLIKSPMVGTFYRSPSPEAKAFVEKGATVSVDSTVCIIEAMKVMNEIQAEESGTIVEILVENGAPVEYGQPLFKLK
- a CDS encoding HlyC/CorC family transporter gives rise to the protein MTTLYASILFTIGASALCSLLEAMILSTTPTDIESLKQRSTKVGKLLEKYKMDIEETSSAILSLNTIANTAGATIAGAIFVGVVGEGKSAYFAAFMTVSILVLSEIIPKNVGVIYRTALLPYMIYPLAAVRFMMWPISRMASVGVRFLTRGKSAESETSDEDIILMAKKSQEEGEITRDEHDLISNALSLDTVSIDEVMTPRTVVTALDQSLTVGEIFAEYRNIPFARLPIYEGNIDTVTGYVRRRDLLGAMANDEHQRPVVDLKLDILVLSENAVASDALQEFLRSHQQIAVAVDEFGSVSGVVTMEDIIEELLGREIWEDDDVAIDMREFAKRQHKAAQRAKQRPAS